A region of Deltaproteobacteria bacterium DNA encodes the following proteins:
- a CDS encoding cation:proton antiporter subunit C gives NYWMYVGLMMIGFYAMMAKRNLIKKIIGMNIFQSAIIFFYISTSVKKGATVPILEHAHGGHGHHAVDVMQYANPLPHVLMLTAIVVMVATLGVALAVAIMIYRRYHTLEEDEIIMSIRRG, from the coding sequence CAACTATTGGATGTACGTAGGTCTGATGATGATCGGCTTTTATGCCATGATGGCAAAGAGGAACTTGATAAAGAAGATCATCGGCATGAACATCTTTCAGTCAGCCATCATATTTTTCTACATCTCCACATCCGTCAAGAAGGGTGCGACCGTCCCCATTCTGGAGCATGCCCACGGAGGCCACGGGCACCATGCCGTTGATGTTATGCAATATGCCAACCCATTGCCCCATGTGCTCATGCTTACAGCCATTGTAGTGATGGTAGCCACACTGGGAGTGGCACTGGCTGTGGCCATCATGATTTACAGGAGATATCATACATTAGAGGAAGACGAGATCATTATGAGCATAAGAAGAGGTTGA